A section of the Chelmon rostratus isolate fCheRos1 chromosome 16, fCheRos1.pri, whole genome shotgun sequence genome encodes:
- the s100a11 gene encoding protein S100-A11, whose protein sequence is MCASVGGDEAYILREVVVRVEGHGSWYHLSISTQKISAQAVMEAAICTLVTQFKTYAGKDGSSSTLSKDEFQSLVIAQLPNYVKNGSDTVAMEQLMGSLDENSDNELTFSEFWQLIGKLASKQGGFSQ, encoded by the exons ATGTGTGCATCGGTGGGTGGAGATGAAGCATATATATTAAGAGAGGTGGTGGTCAGAGTGGAGGGACACGGTTCTTGGTACCACCTTAGCATCTCAACTCAAAAG ATCTCAGCACAGGCCGTCATGGAAGCTGCCATCTGCACCCTTGTCACCCAGTTCAAGACCTACGCTGGGAAAGATGGATCCTCTAGCACCCTGAGCAAAGACGAGTTCCAAAGCCTGGTGATCGCCCAGCTACCCAACTATGTCAAG AACGGCAGCGATACCGTGGCGATGGAACAGCTCATGGGCTCGCTGGATGAGAACAGCGACAACGAGCTGACTTTCTCCGAGTTCTGGCAGCTGATTGGAAAGCTGGCGAGCAAACAGGGAGGCTTCAGTCAGTAG
- the s100u gene encoding S100 calcium binding protein U — MEAAIQTLVKVFLKSGKGKESLGKKEFQNLVKSQLSNILSDTESKEAVNNMGQGLDADQDGKVGFEEYMKLVGYLAVSLSEQRGLAKEEPAQNTASAQVEQSALDKEEGKLEANAGPKEEVKPEASGGAKPEATPEVKVEANADPKVEVKVDANADPKVEVKVDANADPKVEVKAEASADPKVEAKAEGATEDEAAKEEEKPGAAVAAAVAAAADAAAATGVEVSVKEGEKVEDAADKLVAAAEEVEKKTEEATS; from the exons ATGGAGGCTGCCATTCAGACCCTGGTGAAGGTCTTCCTGAAGTCGGGCAAAGGAAAGGAGAGTCTAGGAAAGAAAGAATTCCAGAACCTCGTCAAGTCCCAGCTCTCCAACATCCTTTCG GACACAGAAAGCAAGGAGGCCGTCAACAACATGGGCCAGGGGCTGGATGCCGACCAGGACGGCAAGGTTGGTTTTGAGGAGTACATGAAGCTGGTTGGCTACCTGGCGGTCTCGCTCAGCGAGCAGCGTGGCCTCGCCAAAGAGGAGCCTGCCCAAAACACTGCGTCCGCACAAGTGGAACAAAGCGCCCTGGACAAAGAGGAGGGGAAGCTAGAGGCAAATGCAGGGCcaaaggaggaggtgaagccAGAGGCAAGTGGAGGGGCAAAGCCAGAAGCAACTCCTGAAGTAAAGGTAGAAGCAAATGCAGACCCGAAGGTGGAAGTAAAGGTAGACGCAAATGCAGACCCGAAGGTGGAAGTAAAGGTAGATGCAAATGCAGACCCGAAGGTAGAAGTAAAGGCAGAAGCGAGTGCAGACCCAAAAGTAGAAGCAAAGGCAGAGGGGGCGACGGAGGATGAGGcagcaaaggaggaggagaagccagGGGCGGCGGTTGCAGCGGCagtggcggcggcagcagatGCTGCGGCAGCAACGGGAGTGGAGGTGTCCGTGAAAGAAGGGGAGAAGGTGGAGGATGCTGCAGACAAGCTggttgcagctgcagaggaagtggagaagaagacagaggaggcgACCTCATAG
- the s100s gene encoding S100 calcium binding protein S → MPDTIMSKEPSSNLESAMQMLIKTFHKYSGKEGDKYTLSRGELKELLLEELGTYLGSSKDNEAVEKVMNDLDANNDGEVDFTEFIILMGALTVACNDFFLEFKSDDKPKEGDSAQKTD, encoded by the exons ATGCCGGACACAAT CATGTCCAAGGAGCCCAGTTCCAACCTGGAGAGTGCCATGCAGATGCTCATAAAGACCTTCCACAAGTATTCAGGGAAGGAGGGCGACAAGTACACGCTTAGCAGGGGCGAACTGAAGGAGCTGCTACTAGAGGAGCTGGGGACTTACTTAGGG AGCTCCAAAGATAATGAAGCAGTTGAGAAGGTGATGAACGACTTGGACGCCAACAACGACGGTGAGGTGGACTTCACCGAGTTCATCATCCTGATGGGCGCCCTCACCGTCGCCTGCAACGACTTCTTCCTGGAGTTCAAATCGGACGACAAACCGAAAGAGGGCGATTCAGCGCAGAAGACAGATTGA